Proteins encoded by one window of Halobacteriovorax sp. GB3:
- a CDS encoding phosphatase domain-containing protein — MKNLFLLFNVIFAFNISAKTLIISDIDDTLKQTYVVGNKLGGLRVTNQYAGLSKVYNALACYDLDQETYEFCIQNQGMMHSRDVQLNYVTGAPGKLRLLGREFLQESGFPVGVVRGRESTRESTHDFKLRTIKKLLKLLPEYDYIVMIGDNGEHDPKVYHEIEKLFPNKKVHSFIHMVYNTGIFEKDRGVNPYEGQKVYLTSADLALSLYELGLVNEGVVLEASKTVSKYALSRDEDIYEKVLPEWTRCKAFFKHYKTPAVAMSVQTTNAFNLAMNTVRSLCQRIKD; from the coding sequence ATGAAAAATCTTTTTCTGCTATTCAATGTCATCTTCGCTTTCAATATAAGCGCGAAGACATTAATTATCTCAGATATTGATGATACGCTTAAGCAGACCTATGTCGTTGGAAATAAACTCGGAGGCCTTCGTGTTACAAATCAATATGCTGGTCTTAGTAAAGTTTATAATGCTCTTGCCTGCTATGACTTAGATCAAGAGACTTATGAATTTTGTATTCAAAATCAAGGTATGATGCACTCTCGTGATGTTCAGTTAAACTATGTTACAGGGGCACCTGGAAAACTACGTCTACTGGGGCGAGAGTTTTTGCAGGAGAGTGGCTTTCCTGTAGGTGTAGTAAGAGGGCGTGAGAGTACTCGTGAGTCTACACATGACTTTAAACTTAGAACCATTAAAAAACTCTTAAAACTTCTTCCTGAATACGATTATATTGTCATGATAGGCGATAATGGTGAGCACGATCCAAAAGTTTATCATGAAATAGAAAAGCTCTTTCCTAATAAGAAAGTCCATTCGTTTATCCATATGGTTTACAATACAGGGATATTTGAAAAAGATCGTGGTGTGAATCCTTATGAAGGACAGAAAGTTTATCTCACTTCGGCCGACCTTGCTCTTTCTCTTTATGAGCTAGGGCTTGTTAATGAGGGTGTTGTATTAGAGGCCTCAAAAACAGTTTCGAAATATGCCCTTTCAAGAGATGAAGATATTTATGAAAAGGTTCTTCCAGAGTGGACTCGCTGTAAGGCATTTTTCAAGCATTATAAAACACCGGCCGTGGCCATGAGTGTGCAGACGACAAATGCTTTTAACCTTGCAATGAATACGGTTAGAAGTCTCTGCCAGAGAATCAAAGATTAA
- a CDS encoding pseudouridine synthase, with protein sequence MENFSPEDIEILFEDERFIVVNKPAHLVVHPYRGRGVPKTKQSLMALTRDKIDQLVYPIHRLDGPVSGPVLFAKKGRYVKLAQDVWHAESTKKVYTALVKGILPVSGTYDFALKEKGGFFKKAITNFEPIRPYGETTLVEVEILTGRKHQIRRHFARRNHNLLGDVKHGRGNLNTFFKEHYGLDRIFLHCHQLSLEIDEQTSINISCPMPCELLEVLEKLEKNPFSLCQLPQSFN encoded by the coding sequence ATGGAAAATTTTAGCCCTGAAGACATTGAAATTCTTTTTGAAGACGAGCGCTTTATCGTCGTTAATAAACCTGCTCACCTTGTTGTTCACCCCTATCGTGGCCGTGGCGTGCCAAAGACAAAACAAAGTCTTATGGCCCTTACGAGAGATAAAATTGACCAACTCGTCTACCCGATTCACCGCCTTGATGGTCCAGTTTCTGGCCCTGTTCTTTTTGCTAAAAAAGGCCGCTACGTCAAATTGGCCCAAGATGTATGGCACGCTGAAAGTACGAAGAAAGTGTATACGGCCCTTGTTAAAGGCATCCTTCCAGTTAGTGGAACTTATGATTTTGCCCTAAAAGAAAAAGGGGGCTTTTTTAAAAAGGCCATTACAAATTTTGAACCCATTCGCCCTTATGGTGAAACGACTCTCGTTGAAGTAGAGATTTTAACGGGAAGAAAACATCAGATTCGTCGCCACTTTGCCAGAAGAAATCACAACTTATTAGGCGATGTTAAGCATGGAAGAGGCAATCTTAATACCTTCTTTAAAGAACACTACGGACTCGATCGCATTTTTCTTCACTGTCATCAATTGAGCCTTGAAATCGATGAACAAACCTCTATAAATATTTCATGCCCTATGCCTTGTGAACTTCTTGAAGTTCTAGAAAAGCTTGAAAAAAATCCCTTCTCACTGTGTCAATTACCCCAATCTTTCAATTAA
- a CDS encoding START domain-containing protein, which translates to MKNQLKLLVGTAFLVLNIYSTQAQSYKDKPFLDSDWTLIYEKEGITVSEHKPKNRDLVVFKAEGVLKAPLRPILSNLREVEKSTEWTPKLKEKSTLLDVSDVEAITYNDNDLPWPVKDRDMVLTNKLYLDKEEAYLIVETHSVDFPSMPARPDRVRATIDYGTMAFRPLQEDRTWVQLIILVDPKGAIPKWLVNILQRSMPFDFLKALEKRSQDIRPEVKPGIQKLVDGLNEILKKKKDQKTTAM; encoded by the coding sequence ATGAAAAACCAATTAAAACTTTTAGTTGGGACGGCTTTTCTCGTCCTTAATATCTACTCTACGCAAGCTCAAAGCTACAAAGACAAGCCATTTCTCGATAGTGATTGGACTTTAATCTATGAAAAAGAAGGCATCACCGTCTCTGAGCATAAACCAAAAAACAGAGATCTCGTTGTGTTTAAAGCTGAAGGGGTTCTCAAGGCCCCTCTTAGACCGATTCTTTCTAATCTTAGAGAAGTTGAAAAGTCCACAGAGTGGACGCCAAAATTAAAAGAGAAATCCACTCTACTCGATGTCTCTGACGTTGAGGCCATTACATATAATGACAACGATCTTCCATGGCCTGTCAAAGATCGCGACATGGTTTTAACCAATAAGCTTTACCTTGATAAAGAGGAGGCCTACCTTATCGTTGAGACTCATTCAGTTGACTTCCCATCTATGCCCGCACGCCCTGACAGAGTGAGAGCGACAATTGATTATGGTACGATGGCCTTTCGTCCGCTTCAAGAAGACCGCACTTGGGTTCAATTGATTATACTCGTTGATCCAAAAGGTGCGATTCCAAAGTGGCTTGTCAATATTCTTCAACGAAGTATGCCATTTGATTTTTTAAAGGCACTAGAAAAGAGATCCCAAGACATTCGACCAGAGGTGAAACCTGGTATTCAAAAATTAGTTGATGGATTAAATGAAATTTTGAAAAAGAAAAAGGATCAAAAGACGACGGCCATGTAA